The Desulfobulbaceae bacterium genome includes a window with the following:
- the meaB gene encoding methylmalonyl Co-A mutase-associated GTPase MeaB, whose amino-acid sequence MLVTPDTLLDGIAQGDQRSIARAISLIENHAPQADAILAGLDSAALDQVLVLGITGPPGAGKSTLTNRLISHFLGRGERIGVIAVDPTSSISGGALLGDRIRMMEHAVNPKVIVRSMATRGRLGGLCSATGGVARVMAAAGCRLVIIETVGVGQAEMDIVSLADLTLLVLAPGLGDDIQAMKAGLLEVADILVVNKMDLPGAEALALDLEMAARTRGVGRRSSVVIAISATENQGIAELGEAIGHKAQGLCQSGEQEKRRRSAMQTEVVDWALELLRPRLAKAVQAGEDLSFGDPRQRARELLLRMGFID is encoded by the coding sequence GTGCTCGTAACGCCGGATACGCTCCTTGACGGGATCGCTCAGGGAGACCAGAGAAGCATTGCCCGGGCGATTTCCTTGATTGAAAACCACGCTCCTCAAGCCGATGCCATCTTGGCAGGTCTTGATTCTGCTGCCCTTGATCAGGTACTGGTGCTGGGCATCACCGGGCCTCCGGGCGCGGGCAAGTCAACGCTCACCAACCGGTTGATCAGTCATTTTTTAGGTCGGGGGGAGCGCATAGGGGTCATTGCTGTTGATCCGACCTCGTCCATCTCGGGTGGCGCTCTTCTTGGCGACCGGATCCGGATGATGGAGCACGCCGTCAACCCCAAGGTTATTGTGCGCTCCATGGCCACTCGCGGCAGGCTTGGCGGTTTGTGCAGCGCCACCGGCGGAGTGGCCAGGGTGATGGCTGCTGCCGGTTGTCGCTTGGTGATTATCGAGACTGTCGGAGTTGGGCAGGCTGAGATGGATATCGTCAGCTTGGCAGACCTTACCCTCTTGGTTCTGGCCCCAGGTCTGGGTGACGATATCCAGGCGATGAAGGCCGGACTCTTGGAAGTGGCAGATATCCTGGTGGTCAATAAGATGGATCTTCCTGGGGCTGAAGCATTGGCTCTTGATCTTGAGATGGCGGCACGGACGCGCGGTGTGGGCCGCCGGAGTAGTGTCGTTATCGCTATCTCGGCTACCGAAAATCAGGGGATAGCAGAACTTGGTGAGGCCATTGGTCATAAGGCTCAAGGCCTCTGCCAGAGTGGAGAACAGGAAAAAAGGCGGCGCTCTGCCATGCAGACAGAGGTTGTTGATTGGGCTCTTGAACTCCTGCGTCCCCGTTTGGCCAAAGCAGTGCAAGCCGGAGAGGATTTGTCCTTCGGGGACCCCAGGCAACGAGCCCGAGAGTTATTGCTGCGTATGGGTTTTATTGATTAA
- a CDS encoding cobalamin B12-binding domain-containing protein, with translation MSHISDQVRYRVLIAKVGLDGHDRGAKFIARALRDHGFEVIYTGIRRTPEEIAVAAVQEDVAAIGLSSLSGAHLRLFPAVIDALRTIGAADIPVLAGGVIPEEDFVVLQEAGIAGIFTSGSPLETIISAFREACARHCQRCEGEDLCS, from the coding sequence ATGAGTCACATATCGGATCAGGTACGCTATCGCGTCTTGATTGCCAAGGTCGGTCTTGACGGACATGATCGGGGTGCTAAGTTCATTGCCAGGGCATTGAGGGATCACGGATTTGAGGTGATCTATACCGGCATTCGTCGGACACCGGAGGAGATTGCCGTGGCGGCGGTGCAAGAGGATGTGGCGGCAATCGGCCTTTCGTCCTTGTCGGGAGCCCATTTGCGTCTTTTTCCGGCGGTGATTGACGCCTTGCGCACCATTGGCGCCGCTGATATTCCGGTTCTGGCCGGCGGAGTCATCCCGGAAGAGGACTTTGTGGTGCTTCAAGAGGCTGGCATTGCCGGGATCTTTACCTCTGGCAGTCCGCTCGAGACTATCATTTCCGCTTTTCGTGAGGCTTGTGCCAGGCACTGTCAGAGGTGCGAAGGTGAGGATCTGTGCTCGTAA